From Companilactobacillus heilongjiangensis, one genomic window encodes:
- a CDS encoding argininosuccinate synthase, with protein sequence MTETNKVVLAYSGGLDTSVAIPWLKNKGYDVIACCINVGEGKDLEFIKNKAIDAGAVDAIAIDALDEFADDYALVALQGHTLYEGIYPLLSALSRPLISKKLVEIAKENDAVAIAHGCTGKGNDQVRFEVAIHALAPEMTVLGPVRDWHWSREEEIEFAKENNIPIPIDLDSPYSIDANIWGRANECGVLEDPWNEAPEDAFDITTPIEKTPDEPTSIEIEFEHGVPVTLDGEKMKFSDMIQELNIVAGENGIGRIDHIENRLVGIKSREVYETPAAAVLLKAHKELEDLTLERDLAHFKPYIEKELSDTIYNGLWFSPLMDSLLAFLHESQKMVNGTVKLKLFKGTVWVQGRKSPNSLYDKDLATYTSADSFDQEAAQGFIKLWGLPTQVSAQVAAKAEAKQAEAHKDGVNQ encoded by the coding sequence ATGACAGAGACAAATAAAGTAGTTTTAGCATATTCCGGTGGATTGGACACATCAGTGGCCATTCCGTGGTTAAAGAATAAAGGATACGATGTGATTGCATGTTGTATTAACGTTGGTGAAGGAAAAGATCTTGAGTTTATCAAGAACAAGGCGATTGATGCTGGTGCAGTTGATGCTATCGCCATTGACGCTTTGGATGAATTCGCCGATGATTACGCCCTCGTGGCTTTACAAGGACATACCCTCTATGAAGGTATCTATCCGCTTCTCTCTGCTCTTTCCCGACCTCTTATTAGTAAAAAATTAGTAGAAATTGCCAAAGAAAATGATGCAGTTGCCATTGCCCATGGCTGTACCGGAAAAGGTAACGATCAAGTTCGTTTTGAAGTTGCCATCCACGCTTTGGCTCCAGAAATGACAGTGCTTGGTCCTGTCCGTGATTGGCACTGGTCACGTGAGGAAGAAATTGAATTTGCCAAGGAAAACAATATTCCTATTCCAATCGATTTGGACTCACCATACTCAATCGACGCCAATATTTGGGGTCGTGCTAATGAATGTGGCGTTCTAGAAGACCCTTGGAATGAGGCTCCTGAAGATGCTTTTGATATTACGACTCCAATCGAAAAGACACCTGACGAACCAACAAGTATTGAAATTGAATTTGAACATGGCGTTCCCGTTACATTAGACGGCGAAAAGATGAAATTCTCTGATATGATTCAGGAATTGAACATCGTTGCTGGTGAAAATGGTATCGGTAGAATTGATCACATTGAAAACCGTTTGGTTGGTATCAAGTCTCGTGAGGTTTACGAAACACCCGCCGCAGCAGTATTATTGAAGGCTCACAAAGAGTTGGAAGATTTGACTTTGGAACGTGATTTAGCGCATTTCAAGCCATATATTGAAAAAGAATTAAGCGACACAATTTACAATGGCTTGTGGTTCTCACCATTGATGGATTCATTGTTGGCATTCTTGCATGAAAGTCAAAAGATGGTTAACGGAACTGTTAAATTAAAGCTATTTAAGGGTACAGTTTGGGTTCAAGGACGTAAGTCACCAAATTCACTTTATGATAAAGATTTGGCTACTTATACTTCAGCCGATTCCTTCGATCAAGAGGCTGCCCAAGGATTTATCAAACTTTGGGGACTACCAACACAGGTTTCCGCTCAAGTTGCTGCTAAAGCTGAGGCAAAACAAGCTGAAGCACATAAAGACGGAGTTAACCAATGA
- a CDS encoding glycosyl hydrolase family 65 protein — protein MLFGIATKKDDDWWIGVTNPDTPHLSKYESLMFQGNGYLGIRGSLEEHYLNEKRDMFVLGTFDKFKNEATELPNLPDIVNIEIMVNGKLLSLNHGETTNYQRGLNLHNGEIVRSFDWLNGKDKLHFEFRRFVSMDNCHLFVSEVKVTPLSDNVRLQIKSGIDGQQTNGGTQHFVEGTKRLFNARFVQMQTQTQNSLVKFALTEYHRLFLNATELTLNPRLQIERRQIFANYSIDVEKDQCLTFVKYANVFASNDQDLKDNVSMDCLCQLKHVGRESYQKLLEASSHVWEEKIWQDSFVEIASHNNKPQIAVNYARYQLFANAPCDYSKNIGAKGMTGEGYKGHAFWDTEIFMLPFFMLNIPSYAHNLLIYRYLNLIGAQKKARQGGYQGAQYPWEAAMPEDAESAPLWGSADIITGEPMKILSGSTEIHVTADVAFGVYQYIKNTGDYSFAKRMGYEIILQCAQFWASRVTWNSEINHFEITDVIGPDEYKEHANNNAFTNYMVHWCMRKGAEIITDLRQNDLITYSRLNKKFDMKKLVKELIEKSSMLYLPAPNENGIIAQDDNYLSYKKINVNKYRTSDNISEIFKDFDLKQLDKLQVTKQADVLLLLLLFEDELPKNIIKQNWDYYEPKTIHDSSLSFSTHAILANDIGLYDRAFDYFEKNCQIDLGTNMGSSVKGVHMAGLAGTWKIVIEGFGGIRAVKDGLRIQPHIPSTWKHLKFSLIWRGNKVDVLVTQTYFSVISDGKIKFIYHDHIYHVEPQERVLIEI, from the coding sequence ATGCTATTTGGAATTGCGACAAAAAAAGATGATGATTGGTGGATTGGAGTTACTAATCCGGATACGCCACATCTGAGTAAATATGAATCTCTGATGTTCCAAGGCAATGGTTATTTAGGAATCCGAGGTTCTTTGGAAGAACATTATTTAAATGAAAAACGAGATATGTTCGTTTTAGGAACCTTTGATAAATTTAAGAATGAAGCGACTGAACTCCCCAATTTACCTGATATCGTTAATATTGAAATCATGGTAAATGGGAAGTTATTGAGTTTGAACCATGGCGAAACCACCAACTATCAGCGAGGATTAAATCTCCACAATGGTGAAATTGTTCGTTCATTTGATTGGCTGAATGGAAAAGATAAACTTCATTTTGAATTTAGACGTTTTGTCTCGATGGATAATTGTCATTTATTTGTGTCGGAAGTTAAAGTTACGCCGCTGTCTGACAATGTCAGGTTACAGATAAAATCTGGAATCGATGGGCAACAGACTAATGGTGGAACGCAACATTTTGTCGAAGGGACTAAGCGATTATTCAATGCTCGGTTCGTACAAATGCAGACACAGACGCAGAATTCTTTAGTGAAATTTGCCTTAACTGAATACCATCGACTCTTTTTGAATGCGACCGAATTGACGCTGAATCCTCGGTTACAAATAGAGCGACGTCAGATTTTTGCCAACTATTCGATTGATGTTGAAAAGGATCAATGTTTGACTTTCGTTAAGTATGCCAATGTTTTTGCCAGCAATGACCAGGATTTAAAAGACAATGTTTCGATGGATTGCTTGTGTCAGTTGAAGCATGTAGGACGAGAATCGTATCAGAAATTATTGGAGGCTTCGTCGCATGTTTGGGAAGAAAAAATTTGGCAGGATAGTTTTGTGGAGATAGCTTCACATAATAATAAGCCCCAAATTGCCGTCAATTATGCGCGGTATCAACTGTTTGCCAATGCGCCTTGTGATTACAGTAAAAATATTGGTGCCAAAGGGATGACTGGTGAAGGTTACAAAGGTCATGCTTTTTGGGATACCGAAATTTTTATGTTGCCGTTTTTCATGTTAAATATTCCGTCCTATGCTCATAATCTGTTGATTTATCGTTATTTGAATTTAATTGGTGCTCAAAAAAAAGCTCGCCAAGGTGGTTATCAAGGTGCGCAATATCCGTGGGAAGCTGCTATGCCAGAAGATGCTGAATCAGCTCCATTGTGGGGAAGTGCCGATATTATAACCGGTGAACCGATGAAAATTTTGTCTGGCTCGACTGAAATACATGTGACAGCGGACGTGGCTTTTGGCGTGTATCAATACATTAAAAATACGGGTGACTACAGCTTTGCTAAACGAATGGGTTATGAAATTATTTTGCAGTGTGCCCAATTTTGGGCCAGTCGTGTTACTTGGAACAGTGAAATCAATCATTTTGAGATCACCGATGTGATTGGACCAGATGAGTACAAGGAACATGCCAACAATAATGCTTTCACAAATTACATGGTTCACTGGTGTATGCGTAAGGGTGCTGAGATTATTACTGATTTACGTCAAAATGATTTGATAACGTATAGTCGATTGAATAAAAAATTTGATATGAAGAAATTAGTCAAAGAGTTAATTGAGAAATCATCGATGCTCTATTTGCCAGCTCCCAATGAAAATGGAATTATTGCTCAAGATGACAATTATTTATCATATAAAAAAATTAATGTTAATAAATATCGAACCTCTGATAACATCTCCGAAATTTTCAAAGATTTTGATCTAAAACAATTGGACAAGCTCCAAGTTACCAAGCAGGCTGATGTTTTACTGTTGCTATTACTATTCGAAGATGAACTTCCAAAAAATATTATCAAGCAAAACTGGGATTACTATGAACCGAAGACGATTCATGACTCTTCATTATCGTTTTCAACCCATGCAATTTTGGCCAATGATATCGGTCTTTACGACCGGGCGTTTGACTATTTTGAAAAGAATTGTCAGATTGATTTAGGTACCAACATGGGTTCCTCTGTGAAGGGAGTTCATATGGCCGGACTAGCTGGGACGTGGAAAATCGTCATTGAAGGTTTCGGCGGCATCCGTGCTGTCAAAGATGGCTTACGAATTCAACCACATATTCCCAGTACTTGGAAACATTTGAAGTTTTCATTGATTTGGCGTGGAAATAAAGTCGATGTTTTGGTCACACAAACTTACTTTTCCGTAATTTCTGATGGGAAAATTAAATTTATCTATCATGACCACATTTATCATGTAGAGCCCCAAGAACGTGTGCTGATAGAGATTTGA
- a CDS encoding ROK family protein gives MTKYIGIDIGGTSVKYGLVDENGVVSNKNSFKTKAEDKAELLSDLLDAVDNMKAIDSNLAGIGVSMPGVVQADGYLTTAGAVKCFYEINLKDILEDKTGLPVKIENDANAAAIAEKWLGSAQGVHDYLSLVLGTGVGGALVINDQIYRGAHARSGEFGWMIVEDDDIDVEMGSLNFRGATVIGLIRRYNQYSDQPVDDARVIFQRADAGEVLAKSILKSYYHSLAKGIINLEVSFDPATVIIGGGISANTEFIDTLNKTIEEIKKTHNSIKNLDLPLVKAAKLKNDAGMIGAVYQLINA, from the coding sequence ATGACAAAATATATTGGAATCGATATTGGCGGTACATCTGTTAAATATGGTCTAGTCGATGAAAATGGTGTTGTTTCGAATAAAAATAGTTTTAAAACTAAAGCTGAAGATAAAGCCGAATTATTGTCTGATTTGCTTGATGCAGTTGACAATATGAAGGCAATTGACTCAAATTTAGCAGGTATTGGTGTCAGTATGCCAGGTGTTGTTCAGGCAGATGGATATTTAACGACGGCCGGCGCAGTGAAGTGCTTTTATGAAATCAATCTCAAAGACATATTAGAAGATAAGACCGGTTTGCCCGTTAAGATTGAAAATGACGCTAACGCAGCAGCCATTGCCGAAAAGTGGCTTGGCTCTGCTCAAGGAGTTCATGATTATTTAAGTTTAGTTTTGGGGACCGGCGTTGGTGGAGCATTAGTGATCAATGATCAAATTTATCGTGGAGCTCACGCTCGTTCGGGTGAGTTTGGTTGGATGATTGTTGAAGATGATGATATTGATGTTGAAATGGGGAGTCTTAACTTCCGTGGAGCAACTGTAATTGGACTAATCAGAAGATACAATCAGTATAGTGACCAACCAGTTGATGACGCCCGAGTTATTTTCCAGCGTGCAGATGCCGGAGAAGTATTGGCCAAGAGTATCTTGAAGAGTTATTATCACAGTTTGGCTAAAGGAATTATTAATTTAGAGGTTTCCTTTGATCCAGCCACAGTGATTATTGGCGGTGGTATCAGTGCTAATACTGAGTTTATAGATACACTGAATAAGACCATTGAAGAAATTAAAAAAACACATAATAGTATTAAAAATTTAGATTTACCACTTGTCAAAGCTGCAAAGTTGAAGAATGATGCAGGAATGATAGGTGCCGTTTATCAACTAATTAATGCTTAG
- a CDS encoding 6-phospho-beta-glucosidase: MSLKGQAFPDGFLWGGAVAAHQLEGGFDQGGKGLSTADVMTIGANDIPRKVTDGIDSDEFYPNHNAIDFYHRYPEDIKLFAEMGFKAFRTSIAWTRIFPNGDDEQPNEAGLKFYDDLFDECLKYNIQPVITLSHFEMPYHLVQKYGGWRSRKVIDFFVKFATVVFKRYKNKVKYWMTFNEINNQTDFESSHALFTDSGILPKPDEDNEKLMYQAAHYELVASAKAVKIGHEINPDFQIGCMIAMTPIYPLTSKPEDVLFAQRAMQTRFWFADVHANGFYPQWLFNHFKERKFDLDITEDDLKDLREGTVDYIGFSYYMSFTVKDTGKLEYNESHDRVKNPYVKASEWGWQVDPVGLRYALNWFNDRYHLPQFIVENGLGAVDKKTEDNQIHDDYRIAYMNNHIREMKKAVLEDGVNLIGYTPWGCIDLVAASTGQMSKRYGMIYVDENDDGTGSLERYRKDSFYWFQDVIKHNGSEIE, encoded by the coding sequence ATGAGTTTAAAAGGACAAGCATTTCCAGATGGATTTCTCTGGGGTGGTGCAGTTGCAGCTCACCAGCTTGAGGGTGGATTCGATCAGGGAGGCAAAGGATTAAGTACTGCCGATGTAATGACGATTGGCGCCAATGATATTCCAAGAAAGGTTACTGATGGGATTGATTCTGACGAATTTTATCCAAATCACAATGCTATCGACTTTTATCACCGTTATCCTGAAGATATTAAATTATTCGCTGAAATGGGATTCAAAGCTTTTAGAACATCAATCGCTTGGACAAGAATTTTTCCTAATGGCGATGATGAACAACCAAATGAAGCTGGTTTGAAATTTTACGATGATTTATTTGATGAATGTCTAAAATATAATATTCAACCAGTTATCACGCTGTCACACTTTGAAATGCCATATCATTTAGTACAAAAGTATGGTGGTTGGAGAAGTAGAAAAGTTATTGATTTTTTCGTTAAATTTGCGACAGTTGTCTTCAAGCGTTATAAAAATAAAGTTAAATATTGGATGACTTTTAATGAAATCAATAATCAAACTGACTTTGAGTCTAGTCATGCATTATTTACCGATTCAGGTATTTTACCTAAGCCTGATGAAGATAATGAAAAATTAATGTATCAAGCCGCACATTATGAATTGGTTGCGAGTGCCAAAGCAGTTAAAATTGGGCATGAAATTAATCCAGACTTTCAAATTGGATGCATGATTGCAATGACACCAATTTATCCACTAACTTCAAAACCAGAGGACGTCCTCTTTGCTCAACGAGCTATGCAAACAAGATTTTGGTTCGCTGATGTTCATGCTAATGGTTTTTATCCACAATGGTTATTCAATCATTTCAAAGAACGTAAATTTGATTTAGACATTACCGAAGATGATTTAAAGGATTTACGTGAGGGTACAGTTGATTATATTGGGTTCAGTTATTACATGTCATTTACTGTTAAAGATACCGGTAAACTTGAATATAATGAGAGTCATGACCGAGTAAAGAATCCTTACGTGAAAGCAAGTGAATGGGGGTGGCAAGTTGATCCAGTTGGACTACGTTATGCGCTCAATTGGTTCAATGATCGCTATCATTTGCCACAATTTATCGTTGAAAATGGTTTAGGTGCAGTGGATAAAAAGACTGAAGATAACCAAATTCACGATGATTATCGTATTGCTTATATGAATAATCACATTCGTGAAATGAAAAAGGCTGTCCTTGAAGACGGTGTTAATCTAATTGGCTATACACCTTGGGGATGTATTGATTTAGTAGCCGCAAGTACAGGCCAAATGTCGAAACGTTATGGCATGATTTATGTTGATGAGAATGACGATGGAACCGGATCATTGGAACGCTATCGAAAAGATTCCTTCTATTGGTTCCAAGACGTTATCAAACATAACGGTTCAGAAATAGAGTAG
- a CDS encoding PTS sugar transporter subunit IIC, whose product MNSFNAFMEKHIVPFATKLNEQRHVAAIRDAFMYTFPITMAASIVILINNLIFSKQGFIAQILFLPKFFPHLEEAQKLLTSVTNGTMNIMSIFIAYLVARNLAKYFHADDMLVGMTGIAVFMILYSPSIMKGGVTYLPTTYMGAQGLFVAMICGGLVGEFLPKLTRIKKLQIKMPDMVPPAVARSFNGLIPIVIVIMLASVLNYFIQMVSPQGINDVIYNTIQTPLTHIGVNIYGVIIIAIVQNLLWLVGIHGPNTLNALRSIIFTEADLSNQTFINAHGTVWGVPHRVTWGVLNDVFANMGGSGMTLGLIIAIFLVSRRKDYRTIAKMALVPGLFNINEPLMFGLPIVLNPIMAVPFVLTPVVNILIGYMVTVVFNWMPTPAIGMSWTTPGPLMPFLGTGGNLIGLVMGVVCLAVSVMMYFPFVLAANRMAAPADEDSKKDKKAEIEKDAKKETTGTEVAGA is encoded by the coding sequence ATGAATAGTTTTAATGCCTTCATGGAAAAACACATCGTACCGTTTGCGACTAAGTTAAATGAACAACGTCATGTTGCTGCGATTCGTGATGCTTTCATGTATACATTTCCAATCACTATGGCGGCTTCAATCGTTATTTTGATTAATAATCTTATTTTTTCAAAGCAAGGTTTTATTGCACAGATTTTATTCTTACCGAAATTTTTCCCACACTTAGAGGAAGCTCAGAAACTTTTGACTTCCGTAACTAATGGGACAATGAATATCATGTCGATTTTTATTGCGTACCTAGTTGCCAGAAACTTGGCCAAATACTTCCATGCTGACGATATGTTAGTTGGTATGACAGGTATCGCGGTTTTCATGATTTTATACTCACCATCAATTATGAAGGGTGGAGTTACATATCTACCTACTACATACATGGGCGCACAAGGTTTGTTCGTTGCCATGATCTGTGGTGGCTTAGTTGGTGAATTTTTACCAAAGTTAACAAGAATTAAGAAGTTACAAATTAAGATGCCAGATATGGTTCCACCTGCTGTTGCTCGTTCATTTAATGGCTTGATTCCAATCGTTATTGTCATTATGTTAGCTTCTGTTTTGAATTACTTTATTCAAATGGTTTCACCACAAGGTATTAATGATGTTATTTACAATACAATTCAAACACCATTAACTCACATTGGTGTAAACATCTACGGTGTTATTATTATTGCTATCGTTCAAAACTTACTATGGTTAGTTGGTATTCATGGTCCAAATACTTTGAACGCTTTGAGATCAATTATTTTTACTGAAGCAGATTTAAGTAACCAAACATTTATCAATGCTCATGGTACCGTTTGGGGAGTTCCACATCGTGTTACATGGGGTGTTCTAAATGATGTTTTCGCTAATATGGGTGGTAGTGGTATGACACTTGGTCTAATCATTGCTATCTTCCTTGTTTCAAGAAGAAAGGATTACCGTACTATCGCTAAAATGGCTTTGGTACCCGGACTATTCAATATCAATGAACCTTTGATGTTTGGTTTGCCAATTGTTTTGAATCCAATTATGGCTGTACCATTCGTCTTAACACCTGTTGTTAATATCTTGATTGGTTACATGGTAACTGTTGTCTTTAATTGGATGCCGACGCCCGCGATAGGTATGTCGTGGACCACTCCAGGGCCTTTGATGCCGTTCTTAGGTACTGGTGGTAATTTAATAGGACTAGTCATGGGTGTTGTTTGTTTAGCTGTATCTGTAATGATGTACTTCCCATTCGTTTTGGCAGCTAACAGAATGGCTGCACCAGCTGATGAAGATTCAAAAAAAGATAAGAAAGCAGAAATTGAAAAAGACGCTAAAAAAGAAACTACTGGTACTGAAGTAGCTGGTGCCTAA
- a CDS encoding MurR/RpiR family transcriptional regulator — MAFFGFKDIDKLSEVDMAIYRYIVDHDEQVPYMRVRDLATGAHASNSSVMRFIHKIGYSSFPEFKVSFQTENQDLKNSNDDILTMFTRDAFPNDIEKTIKLVAHLMLDADNIIFIGMGASGAIAEYASRQAASLGFNCYAMKDPYYPLVQQLHNTSNNVLVTLSVSGKTIELVEMLNNFVNSADTVLTSITGNIESPIARIGRYALSYNVEETRIHKYYDLTSQVPAVYLVDGLLKELHNQDVARRIN; from the coding sequence ATGGCTTTTTTTGGTTTTAAAGATATAGATAAACTTTCAGAGGTGGATATGGCAATTTATCGCTATATTGTCGACCATGATGAACAAGTTCCATACATGAGAGTGAGAGATTTAGCTACGGGGGCTCATGCGTCGAACTCTTCAGTAATGCGCTTCATTCATAAAATAGGGTATAGCAGTTTTCCCGAATTTAAAGTGTCATTTCAAACTGAAAATCAAGATTTAAAAAATTCAAATGATGATATTCTAACAATGTTTACGAGGGATGCTTTTCCCAATGATATTGAAAAAACGATTAAATTAGTTGCTCATTTGATGTTGGACGCTGACAATATTATTTTTATTGGCATGGGTGCATCAGGTGCGATTGCTGAATATGCATCACGTCAGGCGGCATCGTTAGGTTTTAATTGCTATGCCATGAAAGATCCATATTATCCATTGGTTCAGCAACTACATAACACTTCAAACAATGTTTTAGTTACGTTATCGGTGTCAGGAAAGACAATAGAATTGGTTGAGATGTTAAACAATTTTGTTAATTCCGCAGATACTGTATTAACAAGTATTACTGGTAATATTGAGAGCCCGATTGCAAGGATTGGGCGCTATGCGTTGTCATACAATGTGGAGGAAACAAGAATTCATAAGTATTATGACTTAACAAGTCAAGTCCCAGCAGTGTATTTAGTGGATGGACTGTTGAAAGAACTGCACAATCAAGACGTTGCTCGACGAATAAATTAA
- a CDS encoding SDR family NAD(P)-dependent oxidoreductase, with the protein MAKVVIITGISSGMGRAAALYFQKQGFEVYGGARRVERLVDLQEQGIHTQALDVTDKLSVRGLVDHVISEEGHVDVLINNAGYGEYGPLEEVPVENAKKQFDVNLFGVDQITQLVLPFMRHQGSGRIVNISSIAANVYSPLGGWYHATKAGLNMWSDVLDTEVRRFGIRSVIVQPGLTKSEWSKIAFENARKNLLDDSPYEELVDKLGNLFGELGKGATSEDLAKVFYRAATDVRPKRRYYNSIMDHGMVMVARTMPNTYRVALNLLMK; encoded by the coding sequence ATGGCAAAAGTGGTTATCATTACTGGGATTTCATCAGGCATGGGCAGAGCAGCAGCTTTGTATTTTCAAAAACAAGGCTTCGAGGTCTACGGTGGAGCCCGTCGAGTGGAAAGATTAGTCGATTTGCAGGAACAAGGCATTCACACACAAGCTTTGGATGTAACTGATAAGTTGTCTGTTCGTGGATTGGTTGATCATGTCATCAGTGAAGAAGGGCACGTTGACGTTTTGATTAATAATGCTGGTTACGGTGAATATGGTCCTTTGGAAGAAGTTCCAGTTGAGAATGCTAAGAAGCAATTTGATGTTAATTTGTTTGGCGTGGATCAAATAACACAACTAGTCTTGCCATTTATGAGACACCAAGGTTCGGGTCGAATCGTTAATATTTCATCCATTGCGGCCAATGTTTACAGTCCATTAGGCGGTTGGTATCACGCAACTAAAGCAGGATTAAATATGTGGAGTGATGTTTTAGATACTGAAGTGCGCCGATTTGGAATCCGTTCAGTCATTGTGCAACCCGGTTTGACTAAATCAGAGTGGAGTAAGATTGCTTTCGAAAATGCTCGGAAGAATTTGTTGGATGATTCTCCGTATGAAGAGTTAGTTGATAAATTGGGGAACCTCTTCGGGGAACTTGGTAAAGGCGCTACATCGGAAGATTTGGCAAAAGTATTTTATCGCGCCGCTACAGATGTTCGTCCAAAACGTCGTTACTACAATTCGATAATGGATCACGGGATGGTCATGGTTGCTAGAACGATGCCTAATACATATCGAGTTGCTTTGAATTTATTGATGAAATAA